From Desulfomicrobium apsheronum, the proteins below share one genomic window:
- the mraY gene encoding phospho-N-acetylmuramoyl-pentapeptide-transferase codes for MIYHLLYPLSDQVSMLNVFRYITFRSIYAMLTALILSIIIGPIFIRWLRKLKFGQYIKECGPDHQAKSGTPTMGGLLFGFCMLFSVFLWSDLSNKYIWLTVMVFLGFGAVGFVDDYIKVVRRHNDGLSPRIKLLGQLIVSVGAVSLLVSFPEYSTKLMVPFFKNFNPDLTWLYVPFGLFVMIGASNGVNLTDGLDGLAIGPAVVSAGCFALFVYVAGHVNLANYLQVSYIAGVGEVTVICGAMVGAGLGFLWFNAFPAQVFMGDVGSLSIGGTLGFIAILCKQELLLVIVGGLFVVETLSVILQVGYFKVSGGKRIFRMAPLHHHFEKKGIHESKIIIRFWILSLLLAVMALGTLKLR; via the coding sequence ATGATTTATCATCTGCTGTACCCCCTTAGCGATCAAGTCAGTATGCTGAATGTATTTCGCTACATCACGTTCAGGTCCATATATGCCATGCTGACAGCGCTTATCCTGTCGATAATCATCGGTCCGATTTTTATCAGATGGCTTCGCAAGCTTAAATTTGGCCAATATATAAAAGAGTGCGGTCCGGATCATCAGGCAAAGAGCGGAACTCCGACCATGGGCGGCCTGCTGTTCGGATTCTGCATGCTGTTCAGTGTCTTTTTGTGGAGCGATCTGAGCAACAAGTACATATGGTTGACCGTGATGGTTTTCCTTGGGTTTGGGGCGGTCGGATTTGTCGACGACTACATAAAAGTCGTGCGCAGGCACAACGACGGGCTCTCCCCCAGGATCAAGCTCCTGGGGCAGCTGATCGTCAGTGTCGGCGCGGTCTCCTTGCTGGTCTCGTTTCCGGAGTATTCGACCAAGCTCATGGTGCCGTTCTTCAAGAATTTCAACCCGGATCTGACCTGGCTTTACGTTCCGTTCGGTCTTTTCGTCATGATCGGGGCCTCCAACGGAGTGAACCTGACCGACGGACTTGACGGTCTGGCCATCGGCCCGGCCGTGGTTTCGGCCGGATGCTTCGCCCTCTTCGTCTATGTTGCCGGACATGTGAATCTCGCCAACTACCTGCAAGTTTCCTACATCGCGGGGGTCGGCGAAGTCACGGTGATCTGCGGGGCCATGGTCGGGGCGGGCCTTGGGTTTTTGTGGTTCAACGCCTTTCCGGCCCAGGTCTTCATGGGCGACGTAGGCAGCCTGAGCATCGGGGGCACGCTGGGTTTCATCGCCATCCTGTGCAAACAGGAACTGCTGCTGGTCATCGTGGGCGGCCTCTTCGTGGTCGAGACCCTGTCGGTGATCCTGCAGGTCGGATATTTCAAGGTCAGCGGCGGGAAGCGCATCTTTCGCATGGCCCCTCTGCATCATCATTTCGAGAAGAAAGGCATTCACGAGTCGAAAATCATCATCCGTTTCTGGATTCTGTCGCTTCTTTTGGCGGTCATGGCTCTGGGAACACTGAAGTTGAGGTAG
- a CDS encoding UDP-N-acetylmuramoyl-tripeptide--D-alanyl-D-alanine ligase, whose protein sequence is MNMTLQQIASAMAASIEQGHDQSVSRVSIDSRAVRKGDLFFCIVGQKLDGHEFARQAVANGACAVVASAPLDLDVPVLLVRDTTSALGRLARVWREGTRARVIGVSGSAGKTTVKEMLAQVLSAAGRTAKNFRNLNNQIGLPLSILEMDGDEDFWVLELGISQPGDMDELGYILAPDAALLVNIGACHLEGLGSLSGVAEQKSILLDHVRKGGFACVNADYPELLQQSARRDPKLVTFSGAGARADYSCLRQENVEGSISYTLLVKGKELRCKVSHNVHIAENLAAVVAMAMELGLGMAAIESALAEYSPVIQRFVQSRVGTWLFIDDTYNANPVSMARSIREAGRLGEGKRLVLVLGDMLELGADSSRAHRELGELIAGMGASHCFFQGNHAQDVEAGLGGFTGVFKKVSGAEDVLQALNAVRCEQGVMLFKGSRGCKMEQYYSALERSWA, encoded by the coding sequence ATGAACATGACCTTGCAGCAGATCGCCTCCGCCATGGCCGCGAGCATCGAGCAGGGTCACGACCAGTCTGTGAGCCGGGTGAGCATCGACAGCCGGGCCGTGCGCAAGGGTGACCTCTTTTTCTGTATCGTCGGGCAGAAGCTCGACGGACATGAATTCGCGCGACAGGCCGTGGCGAACGGCGCCTGCGCCGTGGTGGCCAGCGCGCCTCTTGATCTGGATGTTCCGGTGCTGCTGGTGCGGGACACGACTTCGGCGCTGGGCCGACTGGCTCGGGTCTGGCGCGAGGGGACCCGCGCCAGGGTCATCGGCGTCAGCGGGTCGGCGGGCAAGACCACGGTCAAGGAGATGCTGGCACAGGTACTGTCAGCCGCAGGGCGCACCGCCAAGAATTTTCGCAATCTGAACAATCAGATCGGTCTGCCCCTGTCCATTCTGGAGATGGACGGAGACGAGGATTTCTGGGTCCTGGAACTTGGCATCAGCCAGCCCGGCGACATGGACGAGCTTGGCTATATCCTGGCCCCGGACGCGGCGCTCCTGGTCAACATCGGCGCCTGCCATCTGGAAGGGCTCGGCAGTCTGTCCGGAGTGGCGGAGCAGAAATCCATTTTGCTCGATCATGTCCGCAAGGGCGGTTTCGCCTGCGTCAACGCCGACTATCCCGAGCTTTTGCAGCAGAGCGCCAGACGTGATCCGAAGCTGGTGACCTTTTCCGGAGCCGGAGCGCGGGCCGACTATTCGTGCCTGCGCCAGGAGAACGTCGAGGGCTCCATTTCCTACACCCTGCTCGTCAAGGGTAAAGAGCTGCGCTGCAAGGTGTCGCACAACGTGCATATCGCCGAGAATCTGGCCGCGGTGGTGGCCATGGCCATGGAACTGGGCCTGGGCATGGCGGCCATCGAATCCGCCCTGGCGGAATACAGCCCGGTGATCCAGCGATTCGTGCAGAGCCGTGTCGGAACATGGCTTTTCATCGACGACACCTACAACGCCAATCCCGTGTCCATGGCGCGCTCCATCCGCGAGGCCGGGCGTCTTGGCGAAGGCAAGCGGCTGGTGCTGGTTCTTGGCGACATGCTCGAACTGGGCGCGGACAGTTCCCGGGCTCATCGCGAACTGGGCGAATTGATCGCGGGCATGGGCGCGTCGCACTGCTTTTTTCAGGGGAATCACGCACAGGACGTGGAGGCCGGGCTCGGCGGATTCACAGGTGTTTTCAAGAAAGTGTCCGGGGCTGAAGATGTTTTGCAAGCTTTGAACGCAGTGCGCTGCGAGCAGGGCGTGATGCTCTTCAAGGGGTCGCGGGGATGTAAAATGGAGCAGTATTATTCTGCGCTGGAAAGGAGCTGGGCATGA
- a CDS encoding UDP-N-acetylmuramoyl-L-alanyl-D-glutamate--2,6-diaminopimelate ligase → MNQMNLETVLEMLRGGTGLRTHSGAVTPGDVFVALSGTRVDGARFIDDAVARGARVVVHGEGVDVPRHEGVSCLAVQSPAQTLGVLARAAFGTQSNLPRIIGVTGTNGKTTTAHLIHFLLSRNGMATGLVGTVHCSWPGVQVPATMTTPDCLSLHEIIGRMVRDGVDNLVMEVSSHALDQERIAGLPMEVGVFSNLTQDHLDYHGDMQRYFEAKARLFLDGPARCAKGLVNVDDEYGQRLKAMRPDLLGFGLDSEDAELRCRILVAGPGGMTLGLSHDGHTWELRTGLVGRHNAYNLLSAVGTGLLLGLTPAQCDCLSQAPGAPGRLERVPNERGLDIFIDYAHTPDALEKVSVALKSMGFKRLLTVFGCGGDRDASKRPLMGEAVARHADVAVVTSDNPRTEDPDSIIDQIEPGLANARLVLRETDRRKAIALALEAMEPGDALLIAGKGHEDYQIIGTQKRHFSDFEVVRECLS, encoded by the coding sequence ATGAACCAGATGAACCTTGAGACCGTACTGGAAATGCTTCGTGGCGGAACCGGGCTGCGCACCCACTCGGGTGCGGTGACGCCTGGTGACGTTTTCGTGGCGCTTTCCGGAACACGGGTCGACGGTGCGCGGTTCATCGACGACGCGGTGGCTCGCGGCGCGCGAGTCGTGGTGCATGGCGAAGGCGTCGATGTTCCCCGCCATGAAGGCGTCTCCTGTCTGGCGGTACAGAGCCCCGCGCAGACTCTCGGAGTGCTGGCCCGCGCGGCGTTCGGAACACAGTCGAACCTGCCGAGGATCATCGGCGTGACCGGAACCAACGGCAAGACGACCACCGCGCATCTTATCCATTTTCTGCTGAGCCGCAACGGCATGGCCACAGGGCTCGTCGGCACCGTGCATTGCTCCTGGCCCGGCGTCCAGGTCCCGGCGACCATGACCACGCCGGATTGCTTGAGCCTGCACGAGATCATCGGACGCATGGTTCGCGACGGTGTCGACAATCTTGTCATGGAAGTTTCCTCCCATGCCCTGGATCAGGAACGCATCGCCGGACTGCCCATGGAAGTGGGCGTGTTCAGCAATTTGACTCAGGATCACCTGGACTACCACGGAGACATGCAGCGCTACTTTGAAGCCAAGGCGCGCCTGTTTCTGGATGGCCCGGCGCGTTGCGCCAAGGGGCTCGTCAATGTCGACGACGAGTATGGGCAGCGTCTGAAAGCGATGCGTCCCGATCTGCTCGGATTCGGACTCGACTCCGAGGACGCCGAACTGCGATGCCGGATTCTTGTCGCCGGACCTGGGGGCATGACCCTTGGCCTGAGTCATGACGGGCATACCTGGGAGCTGCGCACGGGTCTGGTGGGTCGTCACAACGCCTATAACCTGCTCTCGGCCGTGGGTACGGGGCTGTTGCTCGGCCTGACTCCGGCGCAGTGCGATTGCCTGAGCCAGGCTCCGGGCGCTCCCGGCCGCCTGGAACGGGTGCCCAATGAGCGAGGGCTGGATATTTTCATTGATTACGCGCACACCCCCGACGCGCTTGAAAAAGTTTCGGTGGCGCTCAAATCCATGGGTTTCAAGCGCCTGCTCACGGTGTTCGGTTGCGGCGGGGACCGTGACGCGAGCAAACGGCCGCTCATGGGCGAGGCCGTGGCCCGCCATGCCGATGTGGCCGTGGTCACTTCGGACAACCCTCGCACCGAAGATCCGGATTCCATCATCGACCAGATCGAGCCGGGTCTTGCAAACGCGCGCCTGGTCCTGCGCGAGACCGACCGGCGCAAGGCCATAGCGCTGGCCCTGGAGGCCATGGAGCCGGGCGACGCGTTGCTCATCGCGGGCAAGGGCCATGAGGACTATCAGATCATAGGTACGCAAAAGCGTCATTTTTCGGACTTCGAGGTCGTGCGGGAGTGCCTGTCATGA
- a CDS encoding penicillin-binding transpeptidase domain-containing protein, with translation MTKTGSKPPKDRSRGKIIFAGVLFALALMGLWARAYFVQVVKGPEYAKMANRQYWASETVSGKRGEIFDRNGLLLAKSIATPSVYVRPNEIKDVWTVSQRLGSILGMSPKSIAANMGPKKRFVWVARKVSDAQAEAIKAEMLPGVYLETENSRQYPQGHMAGQLLGFVNMDGNGIEGLEKSFNDLLMPSSTKYTVQKDAAGKRLSSLESGDRSSFNGQDLRLTLDSQVQLATEEALARSVIRAKGKSGMALVVEVPTGDILAWGHYPFFNPNAVKKIRGEWKNRMAVDIFEPGSTMKPIMVAAALQEKVCTPGKEYYCENGKWSVKGRRVKDTHKYENLTVSKIIRYSSNIGAAKIGLELGAAKLNRYMQELGFGRRTGLPLPGESAGLLNPVSQWKDVELANISFGQGLAVTMLQLADAYLCIANDGVRLPLRLLHAADTPVQGTRVFDSNVAGMVMAMMEEVVQEDGTGTQARIEGVRVAGKTGTAQKASPTGGYGGDYVASFVAIFPADKPRYLVCMMVDEPKAGHYGGVLVAPEVRNIGVQLLNSSGMLAEPVDAMQMAKVSPDRFSAPVKRTELISVDGEFMPDLQGATVREALEILVARGIVPSVKGQGIIVEKQKPLPGEKWPADNKCQLWLTGQPG, from the coding sequence GTGACAAAAACCGGAAGCAAGCCACCCAAGGACAGAAGCCGCGGCAAGATAATATTTGCCGGGGTTCTTTTCGCGTTGGCGCTGATGGGACTCTGGGCCCGTGCCTATTTCGTGCAGGTGGTCAAAGGGCCGGAGTACGCGAAGATGGCCAATCGCCAGTACTGGGCCTCGGAGACCGTGTCCGGAAAACGCGGAGAAATTTTTGATCGCAACGGCCTGCTGCTGGCCAAGTCGATCGCGACTCCGTCCGTCTACGTCCGCCCTAACGAGATCAAGGACGTCTGGACCGTTTCGCAGCGTCTCGGCTCCATTCTCGGGATGAGCCCCAAGAGCATCGCCGCCAACATGGGGCCCAAGAAGCGTTTCGTGTGGGTGGCACGCAAGGTCAGCGACGCACAGGCGGAGGCGATCAAGGCCGAGATGCTCCCCGGAGTCTATCTGGAAACCGAGAACTCCCGCCAATACCCGCAGGGGCACATGGCCGGGCAGTTGCTCGGCTTCGTGAACATGGACGGAAACGGCATCGAGGGCCTGGAGAAGAGTTTCAACGACCTGCTCATGCCGTCATCCACCAAGTACACCGTGCAGAAGGATGCGGCCGGGAAAAGGCTGTCATCGCTGGAAAGCGGCGACAGGAGTTCTTTCAACGGCCAGGATCTGCGCCTGACCCTCGACAGCCAGGTACAGCTGGCCACAGAAGAGGCGCTGGCGCGCAGCGTGATCCGGGCCAAGGGCAAATCCGGGATGGCGCTGGTGGTCGAGGTGCCCACGGGCGATATTCTGGCCTGGGGGCATTATCCGTTCTTCAATCCCAACGCGGTCAAGAAGATCCGTGGGGAGTGGAAGAACCGCATGGCCGTGGATATTTTCGAGCCGGGCTCGACCATGAAGCCCATCATGGTCGCGGCGGCATTGCAGGAGAAGGTCTGCACTCCGGGCAAGGAGTATTACTGCGAAAACGGGAAGTGGAGCGTCAAGGGACGCCGCGTCAAGGACACGCACAAGTACGAGAACCTGACCGTAAGCAAGATCATCCGCTATTCGAGCAATATCGGCGCGGCCAAGATCGGTCTTGAGCTCGGCGCCGCCAAGCTGAATCGCTATATGCAGGAACTCGGCTTCGGACGCCGGACCGGCCTGCCCCTGCCCGGAGAATCGGCGGGCCTGCTCAATCCGGTCAGCCAATGGAAGGATGTCGAGCTGGCCAATATTTCTTTTGGGCAGGGCCTGGCCGTGACCATGCTGCAACTGGCCGATGCCTATCTGTGCATCGCCAACGACGGGGTCCGGCTGCCTTTGCGCCTCTTGCACGCGGCCGACACGCCAGTGCAAGGCACCCGTGTCTTTGACTCGAATGTGGCTGGAATGGTCATGGCCATGATGGAAGAGGTGGTGCAGGAGGACGGCACCGGCACCCAGGCGCGAATAGAAGGCGTGCGGGTCGCGGGCAAGACCGGGACGGCCCAGAAGGCGAGTCCGACCGGCGGTTACGGAGGGGACTATGTCGCGTCATTCGTGGCCATCTTTCCGGCCGACAAGCCCCGCTATCTGGTCTGCATGATGGTCGATGAGCCAAAGGCGGGGCATTACGGCGGCGTGTTGGTTGCCCCCGAGGTACGCAACATCGGGGTCCAGCTGCTCAACTCCTCGGGCATGCTGGCCGAACCGGTGGATGCGATGCAGATGGCGAAGGTTTCGCCGGACCGGTTTTCGGCCCCGGTGAAGCGAACGGAACTCATCAGCGTTGATGGGGAATTCATGCCGGACCTGCAGGGCGCGACAGTGCGCGAGGCGCTTGAGATACTTGTGGCGCGAGGGATCGTGCCTTCGGTCAAGGGCCAGGGTATTATCGTGGAAAAGCAAAAACCGCTCCCCGGCGAGAAGTGGCCGGCGGACAATAAATGTCAGCTCTGGCTGACTGGGCAACCGGGTTAG
- the rsmH gene encoding 16S rRNA (cytosine(1402)-N(4))-methyltransferase RsmH: MDAYSDHIPVMLEEVMHWIAPKPGGFYMDATLGLAGHAARLMEITDGQARLLGLDRDEQALAKAGERLARYGENVQLAHTSFQHFPQALREVGWDGLDGVIADLGVSSLQLDSPERGFSFLQDGPLDMRMDPGSGGEPASAIVNGASFERLRQLLWDYGEEPMAGRIARAIVKIRETAPIESTLELARIVAAAYPAKRRALSRNHPATKTFQALRLEVNQELREIEFFLERVVDYLRPGARIAVISFHSLEDRIVKRAFRKESSACLCPREYPVCQCGHTQKLRLPFRKPLIPTEEEMRSNSRSRSAKLRVAERVDGEAL, encoded by the coding sequence ATGGACGCATATTCCGATCACATTCCGGTCATGCTCGAAGAGGTCATGCATTGGATCGCGCCGAAACCCGGCGGATTCTACATGGACGCGACCCTCGGCCTTGCCGGACATGCTGCCCGGTTGATGGAGATTACCGATGGGCAGGCCCGGCTTTTGGGGCTGGACCGGGACGAACAGGCCCTGGCCAAGGCCGGGGAGAGGCTGGCGAGGTACGGAGAAAACGTGCAGCTGGCCCATACGTCGTTCCAGCATTTTCCCCAGGCCCTGCGGGAAGTCGGCTGGGACGGACTTGATGGCGTGATCGCCGATCTGGGCGTGTCTTCCTTGCAGCTGGACAGTCCCGAACGGGGCTTTTCCTTCCTGCAGGACGGCCCTCTTGACATGCGCATGGATCCTGGTTCAGGCGGTGAGCCCGCATCGGCCATCGTCAACGGGGCCTCTTTCGAACGGCTGCGTCAGCTTCTGTGGGACTACGGCGAAGAGCCCATGGCCGGGCGCATCGCACGGGCCATCGTCAAGATCCGGGAGACTGCCCCGATCGAATCGACTCTTGAACTGGCCCGCATCGTGGCTGCGGCCTATCCGGCCAAACGGCGCGCATTGTCGCGCAATCATCCCGCGACCAAGACCTTCCAGGCCCTGCGGCTGGAAGTGAATCAGGAGTTGCGGGAAATTGAATTTTTTCTGGAGCGCGTCGTCGATTATTTGCGGCCGGGCGCGCGCATCGCGGTCATCTCCTTTCATTCTTTGGAAGATCGCATCGTGAAGAGGGCTTTTCGCAAGGAAAGTTCGGCTTGTCTGTGTCCTCGGGAGTATCCCGTGTGTCAGTGCGGACACACGCAAAAGCTCAGGCTCCCTTTTCGCAAGCCGCTCATTCCCACCGAAGAGGAGATGCGGTCCAACAGCCGCAGTCGCAGCGCCAAGCTGCGCGTGGCGGAGAGGGTTGACGGAGAGGCGCTGTGA
- the mraZ gene encoding division/cell wall cluster transcriptional repressor MraZ: MFRGHSQRTQDPKGRLMLPPEFRDEVFANSPDGKLVLTNFDDCVAAYPLPEWEIIEQSFSKLNMADRKVRDFHRFFISGAAEVTLDKQGRILVPPHLRNYAGLQKDIVLAGVGRKFEIWDQERFEAGRNALQENVDQVMDDLAEKGFELRF, from the coding sequence ATGTTCAGAGGGCATTCACAACGTACGCAAGATCCCAAGGGACGGCTCATGCTGCCCCCTGAATTTCGCGACGAGGTGTTCGCCAATTCCCCGGACGGCAAGCTGGTGCTGACCAATTTCGACGATTGTGTGGCTGCCTACCCCCTGCCAGAATGGGAAATCATTGAACAGAGTTTTTCCAAGTTGAACATGGCCGATCGCAAGGTTCGGGATTTCCACCGCTTTTTCATTTCCGGCGCAGCCGAGGTGACCCTCGACAAGCAGGGACGGATTCTCGTTCCACCACATCTGCGCAATTACGCGGGCTTGCAGAAGGACATCGTTCTGGCCGGAGTGGGACGAAAGTTCGAAATTTGGGACCAGGAGCGTTTTGAGGCAGGACGCAACGCCCTGCAGGAGAATGTCGATCAGGTCATGGATGATCTGGCCGAAAAAGGATTTGAACTACGGTTCTGA
- a CDS encoding proton-conducting transporter membrane subunit, whose protein sequence is MRLDEISAFFLLLLTVVGAAGALYSQTYWAQEAHPRSAGQSRLWWSAMLASMGLVLTQSNGLHFLFAWEAFALSAYFLVTLDRKNIQVRAAGRLYLIASHAGTLALFGFFAALAAKTGSWELGPMTSQTALAPLFWVALAGFGIKAGIFPLHIWLPSAHANAPSHVSSIMSGVAIKMGIYGLVRFSSWLPLPEGAGWVVAGLGSASAVLGVAFALGQHDLKRLLAYHSVENIGIILLGLGFAMIALDHGRPEWGLLALTGGLLHVWNHGLFKALLFLGAGSVLHATGTREMSRLGGLWKAMPWTASLFTLGAMAISGLPPLNGFVSEWLVYRGLFDASRLKTAAALGALPATILLGVTGALALACFVKVCGVVFLGAPRSEAAAKAHECGAGMRAAMALLAACCLIIGLAPAFFWPTLLRVAGIWGHTDQDLVLSNHLVPLGTAHLLLALAALAVAAIAVVLSRGRQKRALTWDCGYRAPSSRMQYTAGSFAGIITAWFGWILRPAVKVSLPAEIFPARSSLESRTPETILEQVVMPVATYFLRLADFVRTFQHGRVQSYLLYLCAAILVLSIAVLL, encoded by the coding sequence ATGCGGCTGGATGAAATAAGCGCCTTTTTTTTACTGCTTTTGACCGTCGTTGGTGCCGCGGGGGCCCTGTACAGCCAGACGTACTGGGCACAAGAGGCCCACCCCCGTTCGGCCGGACAAAGCCGCCTGTGGTGGAGCGCCATGCTGGCCTCCATGGGTCTGGTGCTGACCCAGTCCAACGGGCTGCACTTTCTCTTCGCCTGGGAAGCCTTTGCGCTGAGCGCCTATTTTCTGGTCACTCTCGACCGCAAAAACATCCAGGTCCGGGCCGCCGGCCGGCTTTATCTCATTGCCTCCCACGCCGGGACACTGGCCCTTTTTGGATTTTTCGCGGCCCTGGCCGCAAAAACAGGCAGCTGGGAACTTGGCCCCATGACTTCGCAAACCGCCCTGGCCCCGCTCTTCTGGGTCGCCCTTGCGGGTTTTGGCATCAAGGCCGGCATCTTCCCGCTGCACATCTGGCTGCCTTCGGCGCACGCCAATGCGCCGAGCCACGTTTCGTCCATCATGTCCGGCGTGGCCATCAAAATGGGAATCTACGGGCTGGTCCGGTTCAGCTCCTGGCTTCCCTTGCCCGAAGGCGCAGGCTGGGTCGTGGCCGGATTGGGCTCCGCCAGCGCCGTCCTTGGCGTCGCCTTCGCCCTTGGCCAACATGATCTGAAGCGTCTGCTGGCCTATCACAGCGTGGAGAACATCGGCATCATCCTCCTCGGACTGGGTTTCGCCATGATCGCGCTGGACCATGGCCGCCCCGAGTGGGGACTGCTGGCCTTGACCGGCGGGCTGCTCCATGTCTGGAATCACGGGCTTTTCAAGGCGCTGCTTTTTCTTGGCGCGGGTTCTGTGTTGCACGCAACGGGGACCCGGGAGATGAGCCGCCTCGGAGGACTCTGGAAGGCCATGCCCTGGACGGCCTCGCTCTTCACCCTCGGGGCCATGGCCATCAGCGGACTGCCGCCGCTGAACGGATTCGTCAGCGAATGGCTGGTTTACCGCGGGCTGTTTGACGCCAGCCGTCTCAAGACTGCGGCGGCCCTCGGCGCGCTGCCCGCGACCATCCTGCTGGGCGTGACCGGCGCTCTGGCCCTGGCCTGCTTCGTGAAAGTCTGCGGCGTGGTCTTTCTTGGCGCGCCGCGCTCCGAAGCTGCGGCAAAAGCCCACGAATGCGGCGCAGGCATGCGCGCGGCCATGGCGCTTCTGGCTGCATGTTGCCTGATCATCGGCCTTGCCCCGGCGTTTTTCTGGCCGACACTGCTGCGGGTCGCGGGCATCTGGGGGCACACGGATCAGGACCTGGTCCTTTCCAATCATCTCGTCCCCCTGGGAACTGCCCACCTGCTTCTGGCTCTGGCGGCCCTGGCCGTGGCCGCAATCGCCGTCGTCCTGTCTCGCGGCCGCCAAAAACGTGCGCTGACCTGGGATTGCGGCTACCGTGCGCCGAGTTCGCGCATGCAGTACACTGCCGGATCCTTTGCCGGAATCATCACCGCATGGTTCGGCTGGATTTTAAGGCCCGCCGTGAAAGTCAGCCTGCCTGCCGAAATCTTTCCCGCCAGATCCAGTCTGGAAAGCCGCACTCCCGAGACGATCCTGGAGCAGGTGGTGATGCCGGTCGCCACGTACTTTCTTCGCCTTGCGGACTTCGTGCGCACTTTCCAGCACGGACGCGTGCAATCCTATCTCCTGTATCTGTGTGCGGCCATTCTCGTGTTATCCATCGCCGTGCTCCTTTGA